The Verrucomicrobium spinosum DSM 4136 = JCM 18804 genome includes a region encoding these proteins:
- a CDS encoding type II secretion system F family protein, translated as MPVFHFEAVNLAGQASSGTLEAMDRGDALRKLTRRGLQPSSVRAGESGAKTPATSGNVKAGKPGKDTDARPAVKAGGRSAGSPVPGTGPIKLKKAQVIQFTEELCDLLAAGLQLEQALHAMENRSTLVVRELAVRLREKVRDGIPFSVSLQHVSPSFGELYCNLVGAGEASGSLPSILNRQAIYLTQMQTLQARVTTALIYPIFIITSGLGLAVMFLTYLLPKLAVLIKSTHGDLPGIAVVLMAASDFFIAWWWALLAGVVLTVLTIVVLFQDKGRQAWWDRVQLNLPIYGGVLRTRFEVQFLETLGNLLHNGLPLHRALELVRKATVNQFLRTRLGDVEAAVADGGSLSRALEKANVVRPLVIDMVRVGEQTGELSTALQKAGTRFESHLSKAMDRATALLQPVIILVMASMVGTMAWMMINVVWATLNNLQR; from the coding sequence ATGCCCGTCTTCCATTTTGAAGCTGTGAATCTGGCCGGCCAGGCGAGCTCCGGCACTCTGGAGGCGATGGATCGCGGGGACGCGCTGCGCAAGCTCACCCGCCGCGGCCTGCAGCCCTCCAGCGTGCGTGCCGGCGAATCGGGAGCAAAAACACCCGCAACATCCGGCAACGTCAAGGCGGGGAAACCCGGCAAAGACACGGATGCGCGGCCCGCCGTGAAGGCCGGAGGTCGGTCCGCCGGCAGCCCAGTCCCCGGCACCGGCCCCATCAAACTCAAAAAAGCGCAGGTCATCCAGTTCACTGAGGAGCTGTGCGATTTGCTGGCCGCCGGACTCCAGCTGGAGCAGGCGCTGCACGCCATGGAGAACCGCAGTACACTGGTGGTCCGTGAGCTGGCCGTCCGGCTCCGTGAGAAGGTGCGGGACGGCATCCCCTTCTCAGTCTCCCTCCAGCATGTATCCCCCTCATTTGGTGAGCTTTATTGCAATCTGGTGGGCGCAGGGGAGGCCAGCGGGTCTCTCCCCTCCATCCTCAATCGTCAGGCCATCTACCTCACGCAGATGCAGACGCTGCAGGCACGGGTGACCACCGCGCTAATCTACCCCATATTCATCATCACCTCCGGCCTGGGGCTGGCAGTGATGTTTCTCACCTACCTCCTGCCAAAGCTGGCCGTGCTGATCAAGAGCACGCATGGGGATCTGCCCGGCATTGCCGTCGTCCTCATGGCCGCGAGCGATTTCTTCATCGCCTGGTGGTGGGCGTTGCTGGCAGGCGTGGTACTCACCGTTCTCACCATCGTGGTGCTTTTTCAGGACAAAGGCCGCCAGGCCTGGTGGGACCGCGTCCAGCTAAACCTGCCCATCTACGGTGGCGTGCTCCGCACACGGTTCGAGGTCCAATTCCTTGAAACCCTGGGCAACCTGCTGCACAATGGTCTGCCGCTGCACCGCGCATTGGAATTGGTTCGCAAGGCCACCGTCAACCAGTTCCTCCGCACCCGCCTGGGTGACGTGGAGGCCGCAGTGGCCGACGGCGGCTCCCTGAGCCGTGCGCTGGAGAAAGCCAATGTGGTGCGCCCGCTGGTCATCGACATGGTGCGGGTGGGTGAACAGACGGGTGAACTTTCGACCGCCCTGCAGAAGGCAGGGACGCGATTTGAGAGCCATTTGAGCAAGGCCATGGACCGCGCCACCGCGCTGCTTCAGCCGGTCATCATTCTGGTGATGGCCAGCATGGTTGGCACCATGGCGTGGATGATGATCAACGTCGTCTGGGCCACGCTCAACAATCTGCAACGCTGA
- the gspG gene encoding type II secretion system major pseudopilin GspG has product MKTQPRIPRRQSGFTLMEIMLVMFIIALIIGSGVFMMRNVSEGAQISRAESDIKTWETILLRYRTTHLSLPTQAQGLEATVRRPDGVKKWMQLATENALNDPWQHKYQYRNPGKKNVGKYDIFSLGPDGVEGTDDDIGNWE; this is encoded by the coding sequence ATGAAAACGCAACCCAGAATCCCCCGCCGCCAGTCTGGCTTCACCCTCATGGAGATCATGCTCGTCATGTTCATCATTGCCCTGATCATCGGCAGTGGCGTGTTCATGATGCGAAACGTCAGTGAGGGAGCCCAAATTTCTCGTGCGGAATCCGACATAAAGACATGGGAGACCATCCTTCTGCGCTACCGCACCACCCACCTTTCCCTGCCCACACAGGCCCAGGGATTGGAAGCCACGGTGAGACGGCCGGATGGCGTCAAAAAATGGATGCAGCTGGCCACGGAGAATGCGCTGAATGATCCCTGGCAGCATAAATACCAATACCGCAATCCGGGTAAGAAGAATGTCGGCAAATACGACATTTTCTCCCTCGGACCTGACGGTGTAGAGGGTACGGACGACGACATTGGCAACTGGGAGTAA
- a CDS encoding pilus assembly FimT family protein, protein MRLLISPPVRRGPQGFTLLEISIVLFIMALLVGLCIYSFGGLTAERELRKPVMELQRMTMEAVRRAALQEKPQVILFEPTGFAIRYRQDPDGIRRKDEDEFYIRRVKLPPAMKLTLRRWGAEKFAPAPGQRLVVAASGLCEPLTARFELGASWLEVTVDPLSGRVMDEGMHIPGDS, encoded by the coding sequence ATGCGCCTGCTCATCTCACCACCAGTGCGTCGTGGCCCCCAGGGCTTCACGCTCCTGGAGATCAGTATCGTGCTGTTTATCATGGCGCTGCTGGTGGGCCTGTGCATTTACAGCTTCGGCGGTCTGACTGCGGAAAGGGAGCTGCGCAAGCCGGTCATGGAACTACAGCGCATGACCATGGAGGCGGTCCGACGCGCCGCGCTACAGGAGAAACCCCAGGTCATCCTGTTTGAGCCCACCGGTTTTGCCATCCGTTACCGGCAGGATCCAGACGGCATCCGCCGGAAAGATGAGGATGAATTCTACATCCGCCGCGTGAAACTGCCCCCGGCCATGAAGCTCACGCTGCGCCGGTGGGGCGCAGAGAAATTCGCCCCCGCCCCCGGGCAGCGCCTGGTGGTGGCGGCCAGCGGATTGTGCGAGCCTCTCACCGCCCGGTTTGAGCTCGGAGCGTCCTGGCTGGAGGTGACGGTGGATCCGCTGAGCGGTCGTGTGATGGATGAGGGCATGCACATTCCTGGAGATTCATGA
- a CDS encoding type IV pilus modification PilV family protein has translation MKSRPPLLLRGAPAFTLLEALMALMVFSTAVISLVAAINGIGTAWNDIREDLSVQSRLESLLVEATRKPDPNQPSGHVAPGERKMEENGVSYLVKIEPLELANREGHELPQLMRVRAIARWNDGGRDREETAETWMWPPLYAPNLNQP, from the coding sequence ATGAAATCACGTCCACCCCTCCTCCTGCGAGGCGCCCCGGCCTTCACCCTGCTGGAGGCTCTCATGGCCTTGATGGTGTTCAGCACCGCCGTGATTTCCCTGGTGGCGGCCATCAACGGGATTGGCACCGCCTGGAACGACATCCGCGAGGATCTGTCAGTGCAATCCCGGCTGGAAAGCCTGCTGGTAGAGGCCACTCGGAAGCCCGATCCCAACCAACCCTCGGGGCATGTCGCCCCCGGGGAACGAAAGATGGAGGAGAATGGCGTGTCCTACCTGGTGAAAATCGAGCCCCTGGAGCTTGCCAACAGGGAGGGGCATGAACTGCCACAGCTCATGCGGGTGCGAGCCATCGCGAGATGGAATGATGGCGGTCGGGACCGTGAAGAGACGGCGGAGACCTGGATGTGGCCACCTCTGTACGCTCCCAATTTGAACCAGCCATGA
- a CDS encoding prepilin-type N-terminal cleavage/methylation domain-containing protein — translation MKWGPPHRRRPAGFSLLEVMMVMFILAILLGAVFGVVRATIQLSNDMTDAQLAESRVNGFAQFCERTLRNLPANAVVRHRVKQKGNHYLSQLTFKGSPGAFSTQGAGGSEVMVIETDEQVDGYLTVTLRSMTATQALAWEKGDHRVGRRLKLLEEVSNLEWRFYRVQSGEWEPVWNERLELYPLGVITANPAQDDPSAGGQPPVPGQPGAGLNTSPTIPRKQRPQLMELRLTMAASPPQRWTFWVPPAETPSGSSSPTPPATPPPGTPVTPSPDPVPAPAPEPPP, via the coding sequence ATGAAATGGGGGCCGCCGCATCGACGACGCCCCGCCGGCTTCAGCCTGCTGGAGGTGATGATGGTCATGTTCATCCTGGCCATCCTGCTTGGGGCGGTGTTCGGGGTGGTGCGGGCCACCATCCAGCTGAGCAACGACATGACCGACGCCCAACTCGCTGAAAGCCGCGTCAATGGCTTCGCCCAGTTCTGCGAACGGACCTTGCGCAACCTGCCGGCCAATGCCGTGGTGCGACATCGCGTGAAGCAGAAGGGCAACCACTACCTGTCCCAGCTCACGTTCAAGGGATCGCCAGGTGCCTTCTCCACCCAAGGAGCCGGCGGCAGTGAGGTGATGGTGATCGAGACAGATGAACAGGTGGACGGCTACCTGACGGTCACCCTCCGGTCCATGACCGCCACACAGGCCCTGGCTTGGGAAAAAGGCGACCATCGTGTGGGCCGACGCCTGAAGCTCCTGGAGGAAGTGTCCAACCTGGAGTGGCGTTTCTACCGCGTGCAAAGCGGCGAGTGGGAACCCGTGTGGAATGAGCGGCTGGAACTCTACCCACTGGGCGTTATCACCGCGAACCCGGCGCAGGATGACCCTTCCGCAGGCGGACAGCCCCCTGTTCCCGGGCAGCCGGGAGCGGGTCTGAACACGTCACCCACCATTCCACGCAAACAACGTCCACAACTAATGGAACTGCGGCTGACCATGGCTGCCAGCCCGCCACAACGCTGGACCTTCTGGGTTCCCCCCGCGGAAACACCCTCCGGCAGCAGCAGCCCCACGCCCCCGGCGACGCCGCCGCCGGGCACCCCGGTGACGCCCTCCCCGGATCCTGTGCCTGCTCCTGCCCCCGAGCCTCCTCCTTGA